TTTGATGTCGGTACCACGACCGGCCATATTGGTGGCAATCGTGATTGCACCGGGTGCACCAGCCTGGGCAACGATATAGGCTTCGCGCTCATGCTGCTTGGCGTTCAGGATTTCGTGCGGAATTTTACGCTTTTTCAAAAGCGCGCTGAGCATTTCCGACTTTTCAATCGACACCGTACCCACCAGGGCCGGCTGGCCGCGGTCATGGCATTCGACCAGCAGGTCGGCAATGGCATCCCATTTTTCTTCGGCAGTACGATAGATTTCGTCGTCATAATCTTTACGGGCAACCGGGCGATGGGTCGGAATTTCAACCACGCGCAGACCGTAAATTTCTTCAAATTCCTCGGCTTCGGTCATGGCCGTACCAGTCATGCCCGAAAGCTTCGGATAGAGACGGAAATAATTCTGGAAGGTGATCGAGGCCAGGGTCTGGTTTTCGTTCTGGACTTCGACGCGTTCCTTGGCTTCAAGCGCCTGGTGCAGGCCATCGGAATAACGGCGGCCTTCCATCATACGACCGGTAAATTCGTCAATGATGACAACCTTGTTGTCCTTGACGATGTAATCGGTATCACGCTGGAACAGCTTGTGCGCCCGCAAAGCCTGGTTGGTGTGGTGCACCAGATGAATATTGTTGATGTCATAAAGGGTTCCTTCGGTCAGGATTCCCATTTCTTTCAACAATTGTTCGGCATGCTCGGTCCCTTCTTCGGTCAGGGTCACGGCACGGGCTTTTTCGTCTTTTTCGTAATCTTCGTCGGTCAGCTTGGGGATAAGCTGGTCAACCGCCTGATACATGGCCGAGCTGTCTTCGGCGGGGCCGGAAATGATCAGCGGGGTACGGGCTTCGTCAACCAGGATCGAGTCAACTTCGTCGACGATGGCATAGTTGAATTCGCGCTGAACCATGTCTTCCAGACGGAATTTCATGTTATCGCGCAGATAGTCAAAGCCAAGTTCGTTATTGGTGGCATAGGTGATGTCACAGCGATAGGCCGCGCGGCGCTGGTCATCGGTCATGCCATGCATGATCACGCCAACCGACATCCCCAGAAAGCCGTAAACCTGCCCCATCCATTCCGCGTCACGACGGGCCAGATAATCGTTGACCGTCACAACGTGAACGCCCTTGCCTTCGAGCGCATTAAGATAAACCGGCAGGGTCGAAACCAGGGTTTTACCTTCGCCCGTCTTCATTTCGGCGATTTTGCCGTCATTCAGAACAATGCCGCCTGTCATCTGCACATCATAATGACGTTCGCCGCGAACACGTTTTGCGGCTTCGCGCACCGTGGCATAGGCATCGGGCAGAACCTGGGCAAGGGTCTCACCGTTTTTCAGACGATCGCGCAGCCATTCGGTGCGGGCGCGCAGGTCTTCGTCAGACAGTTTTTCGACCTCGGGTTCCAAGGCGTTGATTTGCTCGACCGTGGCCCGAAGGGCTTTGATTTCACGATCGTTAGCTGAACCGAAAATTTTCCGGGCAATGACGCCGAGCATTAAAACGTTCCTGGATAAAATGAAAATAACAAACAGACGGGTTCCGGGATAATACCGGGCCCGATCACAGATAGAACCCTGACTTTGATCTGTCAACGGAACGAACCACTAACTTGCATGTGATATGCCCGCATTCATACCATTCCGTATAAATCTGCCCGTTTTTTGGTTCTTGAGATGGGCGTAAAAAGGCATTATGGTAAAACCTTAAGTTTTCAAAGCGGGCAAGTAGCCCGAACATATCGCCCGATCCGGCAAAACCGGCCATGATCCCGCGATATCGTGCCTCAGGAGGAGGATATCATGGCGGATATATCCGCATTTGGCCCGCTGCGTGGCGGATCGATTCCCAATACGGATGCCCGTTTGACCCAGGGGCATGGCACAGATTCCGAAGCAGGCACGCGTCTTGGCCGCCCGGCATCTCAGGCTGTTGACCGCCTGTCGCTTTCGCCCCAGGCCGTAAGTGCGGCACAGGCCAGCGACAAATCGGGCAAAACAGACGCAAACCCGCTGGTTTCGGCTGACGGACTGGGCAATGATGCCCTGTCATCGGCGCTGGAACTGGTGCGCGACAGCGTTACCGAAATGTTTGCCCTTTCCGGCATGAGCGATAGCGACGCCAAAGCCGCGACCCAGTCGCTGTTTGACAATATCAAGGAAATGGCATCAGGCTCTGACAGCTTTGATTTTTCCTTCAAACAGGCGATTGCCAGCCATTCGCGCAGTGAAATTGCCTATAGCAACGGCAATGCATCGGCAGCGGGCTTTGCCGAGTCTGCCATGTTTGCCGCCCAGTCGCTTGATATCAGCATCGACAATACCACCGGCGATTTTTCATTCAGTTACAATACCGCCAAGCTGGAAGTTTCCCGCGTATCGGTTGCCGCCATTGGCAATAGCGCCGGTGCCGCCATGGGCGCATTGGGCACGGCCCTTAACGGGCTTTCGGGTGGCGGGCTGGTTAACAGCCTTGGCCAGTCGGCCGGGGCAGGCACGGGCGGGCTTCTGTTTGATATGAACGGCACAGGCGTTGCCGACTTCATCAAGGATCTTCTGGAAAAAACCACCGGGGATTCCAGCGCCGCCGCCAAAACAACCGACCAGCAGGGCGATGCCGCCGCAGGCAATGCAAATGCAGCCAGCACCAGCCAGGCTGGGCCAAGCAGCGCTGATCTGGCCCTGAAACATGCAAGCGACCTGCAATCCCAGTTGATGAAACAGGCCGCAGTGATTGTGCGTGAAGTCCAGCAGATGATGCAGCCCGATGAAAACGGCGTTGACCGTCCGATCACCAAACTGGGGATCGAACTGATGCTGCCGCTGGGCCGTGCGGGCAATGATGGCACATCGCCAACCTTCCAGATGCCCGATGGCAACAAGGTTGCAATTGCCCCGGGCGATGATGCATCGGGCCTGAACGCGTAAACCGCCTTTTCCTGAAACGCTGTCATAACGGAGACAGCCGATGGTTTCACTTGGCATGAATAGCGCGGCACAGGGCCGCGCCAGCGCACTGCTTTCCACCCAGCAAGCCGGTAACGGCGGCAGTGCCAGTCTGCAGGCCAGCGCCTCCACGCGCAGCCAAAGCGCGATCAGCATTAATGCCACCACGAATGGCGCAACCAGTGCCGCGCGCACCGCACAGGGCGCGGCAGGCAATGCCAGCACCACATCGGTTGGGGCCAGTGCATCCTCGCAAATATCGCAGCAGCTTCATCTAACCGTGAATGGCGGCGATGTGGTCAATGATGCATCGCGACGTATGAACCGCGATGCATTGATTGTTTTTGCAATGCTTGGCGTTCCGCCCGAACAGGCCCGCAAAATGGCGGAAGACCTTTCGGGGACAGCAGATGCCGTCGTAAACCATCAGGGTTTCAATGCTGCGCTTCGTAATGCGGGCCAGGGAACCGGCGGGTTTTCGCTGGTGGCAAGCAGCGTCGAATTGCAGGTCAGCCAGACCGACATTCAGGCCAGCAGCAGCAATGGTGGTGTGACCCGCATTTCGGTGAGCGATTTTCAAATGCGCGTCAGCCAGATTCGCATGGAAATTGGCAATGTCACCCAGCAGGACCCGCTGATTTTGGACCTGGATGGCAATGGCATTGATATTACCAGCCTGCGCGACGGGGCAGTTTTTGACCTGGATGGCAATGGCACAAAGGACCGCGTGGCATGGGTTGCCGGCAATGATGCCCTGCTGGCACTCGATAAAAACAAAAACGGCCAGATCGATGATGGCACCGAACTGTTTGGCGATCAGAATGGTGCCAAAGACGGTTTTGCCGAACTGGCAACCTATGATGATAACAGCGATGGCACCATCGATGCGCAGGACAAGGTGTTTTCATCGCTGATCCTGCTCCATGCCGATGGCTCGCAATCCAGCCTGAGCGACGAAGGCATTGCCAGCATTCGTGTTTCCGCCATTACGCCCTTATCCGAACGCCTTGTCGGCGGCACACTGGCAGCCGAAGGCGAATTTGTGCGCGATGATGGCAGCGTTGGCAAAACCGGCGAAGTCCTGCTCGACATGCAGGCGTGACAATGCCTGCTTTCGTATGAAGCGGGCATTACATGTCATTGGTGAATGACGCATCCCATCCGCGATTGCCAATCCGGTCTAAAATTTGCTCACAAATCCCATTGCCCGGCGTCTGTTGGCGGCCTGTTTGCCGCTCACATATGCTTTTCCATCAATCCCGCCCCGCCCTTTATTCCTGCCTGGCAAAAAACAAAGGTTGGTTTTGTCAAACCATGTAAACGGCGTGGCCTTTGGGGCGAAAACCGGAAAAGCGCACCTGATTGGCACGCAAGCTCCCTTAAATTGCCGCATTATACCGTTAGGGAACGGGAAATGACTGTCGCATTATCACGTTTACGCCAGCCAACCGGGAAAAAACCGTGACATTGGCGGCTGCCTCTTGTGCCGTGATAAAGGATATGATTTACCCGTTAGATATCAGGAACAGGGCCTCTATGGCCCCGAATAAATAAATCTGGAGAAAACATGCTGCGTAAAACCCTTCTTGCCGCTTCACTGGCCTCGGTCCTTCTTGCATCACCGGCCATGGCGCAGGATTCCGCCCCGGCTGAAGACAAGGTTCTGGCAACCGTCAACGGCGAAAAAATCATGGAATCCGAAGTCCGCGCAACGCAGCAGGGTCTTCCGGCACAATACCGCCAGTATCCGTTTGAAGCCCTGAAGCCGATGCTGCTGGACCGTGAAATCAGCCAGCGCCTGCTGACCATGGCTGGCGAAAAAGACGGCCTGAACGACGATGCCGAGGTCAAAGACCGCGTGGCAGCCATGAAGCGCCGCATCGTTGCTGAAACCTATCTTGACCGCCAGATCGACAAGATCGTGACCGAAGATGCCGTGAAAAAACGTTACGACGAGTTCGTTAAAACCAACGAACCGGAAAACGAAGTGCATGCTCGCCACATCCTGCTGGAAAACGAAGCCGACGCCAAAGCCGTAATCAAGGAACTTGATGGTGGTGCGGATTTCGCCGAACTGGCCAAAGAAAAATCAACCGGCCCGTCCGGCCCGAATGGCGGCGATCTGGGCTTTTTCACCCATGACCAGATGGTGCCGGAATTTGCCGATGCCGCGTTCAAAATGGAACCGGGCAGCTACAGCAAGGAACCGGTTAAAACCCAGTTTGGCTGGCACGTGATCAAGGTTGAAGAAACCAAAAAAGGCGAACAGCCGAGCTTTGAAGAAAAGCGTAACGAGCTGGCCGCAGAACTGACCCAGGATGCCTATAAAAAGCTTATTGCCGACCTTCGCGCCGATGCGAAGATCGACAACACCCTGGAAACCCCGGAAGCCAAAGAAAGCAAATAAGCCAGCGGTTGTGCCAACCGGCACCCCAGATGCTTGATTGCAGATGACGAAACGGGGTTGGCCCAATGGCCTGCCCCGTTTTTATTTTACAAGAGACAGCCTTTCGGATGGCATTGGTTCATCCGTTTTCGCATTGCCGGTAACCCCGGCCAGACAAGGGACATTAAACACATGGCTGCACATTCCGTTTCGCCGCTTGCCCCGGCCGCATTTCCCGAACTGCCCGCAATCAATGGCGTGAAGCTGCATACCGCGACCCTTGGTATCCGTTATAAGGGCCGCCCGGACGTCCTGCTGGCAGAACTGGCCGAAGGCAGCGCCGTTGCCGCCGTTTTCACCACATCAACCACTGCATCGGCTGCGGTGCGCTGGGGCCGCGAGGCATTGCGCGGCGGCAAGGCACGGGCATTTCTGGTAAATGCGGGCAATTCCATTGCCTTTACCGGCAAGGCTGGCGAACAGTTTGTCGCTGATGAAGTTGCTGCCACCAGCAAACTTTTGTCCTGCGAGAAAAACGAAATTTTCACCGCATCGACTGGCGTAATCGGCGAACCGGCCAAGGCTGACCGCATTACCGATGCCCTGCCCGCCATGCTGGCAGAAACCGCATCCTGGAGCGATGCGGCCCGTGCGATCATGACAACCGATACCTTTGCCAAAGGTGCTACCGCCAGTGCCGAAATTGATGGCACCACGGTTAAAATCGCGGGTATCGCCAAGGGTTCAGGCATGATCGAGCCGAACATGGCAACCATGCTGGCCTTTGTGTTTACCGATGCCAAAATCCCGCATGCGACCCTGCAGGCCATGCTGGCAGACTGCAATGGCCGCAGCTTCAATGCCATTACGGTTGATAGCGACACATCAACTTCCGACACCCTGCTGTGTGCCGCAACAGGTGCCGCTGGCAATGCCGAATTTGATGATCCCAATGGTCCGGACCTGGCTGCATTTAAAACCGCGCTGGAAGCCGTCCTGGTTGATCTGGCCCACCAGATCGTGCGTGACGGCGAAGGTGCCAGCAAGTTCATCACCGTCAATGTCACCTCGGCCCTGAATGATGGCGAAGCCAAAACAGCAGCCAAGGCCATTGCCAATTCGCCGCTGGTGAAAACCGCAATTGCCGGTGAAGACGCAAACTGGGGCCGTATCGTGATGGCTGTTGGCAAATGCGGCGTCATGGCCGACCCCAACAAGCTCACAGTTTCAATTGGCGGCATTCCGCTGGCCCATAAGGGCGAACGCGTTGCCGATTTTGACGAAGCCCCGGTAACCGCCCATATCAAAGGCCAGTATATCGAAATTGATGTTGATCTTGGCTTTGGTAATGGCAGCGCGACGGTGTGGACCTGCGATTTGACGCATGGTTACATTTCCATCAATGCCGATTACCGCAGCTGATTTAACGCTGCCTGGCAATAAGACGACAAAGGCGCCCGCGGGCGCCTTTGCTGTTTTTATTTCGGTTTTTCCGGCAATTTGTCCTTGGGCGGCAACAGGGCGGCATGCAGGTTGCAACCCTCAAAATCCGCACCTTCGGTATCGCAATTTTTAAAACTGGCGCCCGAAAAATTGGCCCCGTGAAACCGGGTATTACGCATCCGGGTTTCGGTAAATTTCACATTGCGCAAATCACATTGCTGCAGGCTGGCGTCGCTGATATCGGCTTTCCAGCTATCACCCGTGGCAGCCCCCGACGCATCACGCTGCGCCACCGGGCCAAGCTGCACGCCCAGCAACACGGCCCGGTCAAGCTTTGCCCCCATCATGCGCGCACCCGAACAATGCGCACCGGTCAGCTTGGCACCTTCCATGCTGGCATTGCGAAAGGATGCGAGGATCAGCACTGCATCCATAAATTTGGCATCGCGCAAATTGCAATTGTCAAAACAGGCCCCGGTCAGGTCGCTGCCTGAAAGATCAATGCCGACCAAATCCTCGCCCGACAGGTTAAGCGGACTGCCATTTTGCCCCTCGCTGCTGATCCAGGCGGCATGCTGGTCGATGCGTTCCTGAATAAGGTCCGGCAATTTCGGCCCGCGTTTTAACCCAATCGCGCCATTGGTGTTACAACGGCTAAGATCAACTTCCGACAAATCGACATTGCGCAGGTTCACCCCACTTAAATCCGCCCCGGTCAGGTCCGCATATTTAAGGCGCGCCCCTTTCAGATTGGCGTTTTTAAGCTTCACCCCTGTCATTTTACAGCCGCTAAGGTCCGCACCTTCCAGATTGACGGCAAACATGTTGGCTTCGCTCATATCGACATTGTGAAGCTTGGTATTGGACATGTTGGCGTTGGCAAGGTTGGTGCCCCACATTTTGGCACCCGAAAGGTCCGCGCCACTTAAATCGCTGCGCCGGCTGATCTGGCGTTCACGCCCGGCTTCAAGAATAACAATGGAGCCCGCGCGCAAATCGGCCTCGGTAAAGTCGGTGTCGCACAGACGGCTGCGCGCCATATTCACACCGCGCATATCCGCGCGATTGAAAAACGACCCTTCAAGATCGGCTTCGACAAAATTGCTGGCAAACAGATCGGCAAAATCAAAACGGACATCATGCATGACCGCCTGAATGAAATTGGTGCCAGGCAGCACGGCATTTTCAAGCGTGATCCGCCGGACTTTCAACCGGGACAAATTGGCATTACGCGCCTGCAAACGCTTGCCCCCCGGTTTTCGCGCGACAAACGCCTGATGCAGGCGGATGGATTCATATAGCTCTTCGCGCGTCATCACCGCTATAGGCCCCCCACATAACCAAACCGGCTTTTCTTGTTATCGGTTCCCGAATGTCCGGCCTGTCTTGATGTCCCCGACCAGGTCATACTCCCTTTTGTACGGCTAAAATTATACAATAGACGCAGCATTCGACAACGTTAAAGCATCGTTAACGGGCGTCCTTTCATCAGCATTTGATCAACTGGCGCGCAAACCCTGTGATTGACGTGGCGAATTTTTTACCCACCTGCCAGACCGATACGCGTTCTGCCACACTGTAATGCGATTAAAAATCAAAAAAAGCCAAGCAATTACACCAATAAAGAGAAAAAGTGGCGTATACTCAGAAAACGGTATTTCCCCTGTCCTTACCTTTATTTCAACGGTGCGAACCCCCAGATAACAAAGGACAGGATGCGTTGGTTAGCAGGGCTATTGAATGAATAAGGTCTTATTCGTTGATGACGACGAAAACATACTGAATGGATTGCGCCGCCGGCTGCATGCACGGCGGCCCGCCTGGAAGACCCATTTTGCCACCAGTGGCAAGATGGCGCTGGAAATGTGCAACAGCACCGATATGGATGTCGTTGTCAGCGATATGCGCATGCCCGGCATGGATGGATCGGCCCTGCTTGAACAGATCCGCATTGCCCACCCGGCGACAACCCGCATCATTCTTTCCGGTTTTGCCGAGGACGAGGCAATTTTGCGCACCGTTGGCCCGGCGCATCAATATCTGGCGAAACCCTGTGATGAAGGCCTTCTGGTTGATACCATCGAACATGCCCTTGAAATGAAGGACATGCTGCAGGGCCCGGGCTTGCGCGCGCTGATGTCGGGCATTGATGCCATTGCATCACCGCCCGATACCTATATGCGCCTGGTGCAGGCCCTGGAAGACCCGATGACCGGCAATGATAAAATTGCCGCCATTGTGTCGGCCGATATCGCCCTGACGGCCGAAGTCCTGAAACTGACCAATTCGGCCTATTTTGCCATTACCCAGAAAATCAGTTCGGTGTCACATGCGGTGCGCATGATCGGCATGGATACGTTAAAATCACTGGCCCTTTTCATTGGCCTGTTTCAAAGTTTCACAGGGCCAGGCCACATTACCCAGCGCCTGAAACTTCTGTGCCATCGCAGCCAGCAGATCGGCGTTACCGCCGCCCTGATCGCCGAGGCCGAAGGACTGGGTAAACAGATAGCCGCAATGGTGCCATCGGCCGGGATGCTCAGCCATATTGGCAGCCTGGTTCTGATGATGAACAAAACCAGCGAAATGCAGGATGTGGTCGCCCGGGTCGAACATGAAGATGTATCGATCATTGATGCCGAAACCGAACAGTTTGGCGCGGCCCATCCGGAAATTGGCGCCTATCTTTTGGGGTTATGGGGTTTTCCGGGGCCGGTGGTGCAGGCGGTTGCCTTTCACCACAGCCCGTGGCGCGTGCCCGAACGCAACATGACGCCCCTTGCCGCCATTTATTTCGCCCAGCTTTTATGCCGCGATATCAACAACCAGAAACGGGCCAAACCCTTCGCCGAACAGATAGACACTGCCTATCTGGCCGAAATAGGCAAAACCGACAGGCTTGAAATGTGGCGTGAAATCGCCATCAAGGTAAATGAACAATACAAAACCCTGACCAGGTAACTGAAAAGGAGGGTGCGATGGAAACGGACAAGGTTCTTTTTGTTGATGATGATGAAAACCTGCTGCGCGGTGTTCGCCGCACCATGCGCGGCAAATTCAACCTGTCGATTGCGGTGGGCGGGGAACAGGCCTTAAAAACCCTGGCCGAAGACGGCCCCTTTGCCGTGTGTATTGCCGATATGCGTATGCCCGGCATGACCGGCGTTGAGTTGCTGGAAACCATTTCCAAAAAATACCCGGAAACGGTTGGCATCATGCTGACAGGCAATGCCGACCAGGCCACCGCGATCGAGGCGATCAACCGGGGCAGT
The window above is part of the Thalassospira marina genome. Proteins encoded here:
- a CDS encoding pentapeptide repeat-containing protein → MTREELYESIRLHQAFVARKPGGKRLQARNANLSRLKVRRITLENAVLPGTNFIQAVMHDVRFDFADLFASNFVEADLEGSFFNRADMRGVNMARSRLCDTDFTEADLRAGSIVILEAGRERQISRRSDLSGADLSGAKMWGTNLANANMSNTKLHNVDMSEANMFAVNLEGADLSGCKMTGVKLKNANLKGARLKYADLTGADLSGVNLRNVDLSEVDLSRCNTNGAIGLKRGPKLPDLIQERIDQHAAWISSEGQNGSPLNLSGEDLVGIDLSGSDLTGACFDNCNLRDAKFMDAVLILASFRNASMEGAKLTGAHCSGARMMGAKLDRAVLLGVQLGPVAQRDASGAATGDSWKADISDASLQQCDLRNVKFTETRMRNTRFHGANFSGASFKNCDTEGADFEGCNLHAALLPPKDKLPEKPK
- the secA gene encoding preprotein translocase subunit SecA, whose product is MLGVIARKIFGSANDREIKALRATVEQINALEPEVEKLSDEDLRARTEWLRDRLKNGETLAQVLPDAYATVREAAKRVRGERHYDVQMTGGIVLNDGKIAEMKTGEGKTLVSTLPVYLNALEGKGVHVVTVNDYLARRDAEWMGQVYGFLGMSVGVIMHGMTDDQRRAAYRCDITYATNNELGFDYLRDNMKFRLEDMVQREFNYAIVDEVDSILVDEARTPLIISGPAEDSSAMYQAVDQLIPKLTDEDYEKDEKARAVTLTEEGTEHAEQLLKEMGILTEGTLYDINNIHLVHHTNQALRAHKLFQRDTDYIVKDNKVVIIDEFTGRMMEGRRYSDGLHQALEAKERVEVQNENQTLASITFQNYFRLYPKLSGMTGTAMTEAEEFEEIYGLRVVEIPTHRPVARKDYDDEIYRTAEEKWDAIADLLVECHDRGQPALVGTVSIEKSEMLSALLKKRKIPHEILNAKQHEREAYIVAQAGAPGAITIATNMAGRGTDIKLGGNVEMRAELELADVEDAKREEGIARIREEVAADQKKVHEAGGLFVIGTERHESRRIDNQLRGRSGRQGDPGASKFFLSLEDDLMRIFGSERMDSMLQKLGLEKGEAIYHPWINKALEKAQQKVEGRNFDIRKNLLKFDDVMNDQRKVIYEQRRDLMQAKDVAEDVAEMRAEVIEGLVARHCPEKVYPEQWEATSLHEECLRLFGLDLPVEDWTKEEGIDPSVVQERIEKAVDSKMAAKVANYGADIIRQVEKSLLLQLLDQSWKDHLLALDHLRQGIGLRAYGQRDPLNEFKREAFNLFEGMLGMLRERVTQMLSHVELQSAPRPEDLEPRRQQEMHESHPAPESDATAATAAEERMQDTAQSRQATGPVDPNNPATWGRVSRNAPCPCGSGKKYKHCHGQIG
- a CDS encoding response regulator yields the protein MNKVLFVDDDENILNGLRRRLHARRPAWKTHFATSGKMALEMCNSTDMDVVVSDMRMPGMDGSALLEQIRIAHPATTRIILSGFAEDEAILRTVGPAHQYLAKPCDEGLLVDTIEHALEMKDMLQGPGLRALMSGIDAIASPPDTYMRLVQALEDPMTGNDKIAAIVSADIALTAEVLKLTNSAYFAITQKISSVSHAVRMIGMDTLKSLALFIGLFQSFTGPGHITQRLKLLCHRSQQIGVTAALIAEAEGLGKQIAAMVPSAGMLSHIGSLVLMMNKTSEMQDVVARVEHEDVSIIDAETEQFGAAHPEIGAYLLGLWGFPGPVVQAVAFHHSPWRVPERNMTPLAAIYFAQLLCRDINNQKRAKPFAEQIDTAYLAEIGKTDRLEMWREIAIKVNEQYKTLTR
- the argJ gene encoding bifunctional glutamate N-acetyltransferase/amino-acid acetyltransferase ArgJ, with amino-acid sequence MAAHSVSPLAPAAFPELPAINGVKLHTATLGIRYKGRPDVLLAELAEGSAVAAVFTTSTTASAAVRWGREALRGGKARAFLVNAGNSIAFTGKAGEQFVADEVAATSKLLSCEKNEIFTASTGVIGEPAKADRITDALPAMLAETASWSDAARAIMTTDTFAKGATASAEIDGTTVKIAGIAKGSGMIEPNMATMLAFVFTDAKIPHATLQAMLADCNGRSFNAITVDSDTSTSDTLLCAATGAAGNAEFDDPNGPDLAAFKTALEAVLVDLAHQIVRDGEGASKFITVNVTSALNDGEAKTAAKAIANSPLVKTAIAGEDANWGRIVMAVGKCGVMADPNKLTVSIGGIPLAHKGERVADFDEAPVTAHIKGQYIEIDVDLGFGNGSATVWTCDLTHGYISINADYRS
- a CDS encoding peptidylprolyl isomerase, with product MLRKTLLAASLASVLLASPAMAQDSAPAEDKVLATVNGEKIMESEVRATQQGLPAQYRQYPFEALKPMLLDREISQRLLTMAGEKDGLNDDAEVKDRVAAMKRRIVAETYLDRQIDKIVTEDAVKKRYDEFVKTNEPENEVHARHILLENEADAKAVIKELDGGADFAELAKEKSTGPSGPNGGDLGFFTHDQMVPEFADAAFKMEPGSYSKEPVKTQFGWHVIKVEETKKGEQPSFEEKRNELAAELTQDAYKKLIADLRADAKIDNTLETPEAKESK